Proteins co-encoded in one Streptococcus ruminicola genomic window:
- the guaB gene encoding IMP dehydrogenase, whose amino-acid sequence MSNWDTKFLKKGYTFDDVLLIPAESHVLPNEVNMQTKLAKNLTLNIPIVTAAMDTVTDSKMAIAIARAGGLGVVHKNMSIQEQAEEIRKVKRSENGVIIDPFFLTPKHSVSEAEELMQRYRISGVPIVETLENRKLVGIITNRDMRFISDYHAPISAHMTSEKLVTAPVGTDLETAERILHEHRIEKLPLVDEAGRLSGLITIKDIEKVIEFPNAAKDEFGRLLVAGAVGVTSDTFERAEALFEAGADAIVIDTAHGHSAGVLRKIAEIRQHFPERTLIAGNVATAEGARALYEAGVDVVKVGIGPGSICTTRVVAGVGVPQITAIYDAAAVAREYGKTIIADGGIKYSGDIVKALAAGGNAVMLGSMFAGTDEAPGETEIYQGRKFKTYRGMGSIAAMKKGSSDRYFQGSVNEANKLVPEGIEGRVAYKGAVADIVFQILGGIRAGMGYVGAEDISALHEKAQFVEMSGAGLIESHPHDVQITNEAPNYSVH is encoded by the coding sequence ATGTCAAATTGGGACACTAAATTTTTGAAAAAAGGTTACACTTTTGATGACGTACTACTCATTCCTGCTGAAAGTCATGTTCTTCCAAATGAAGTTAACATGCAAACAAAACTTGCAAAAAATTTGACATTGAACATTCCTATCGTGACAGCTGCTATGGATACTGTTACTGACAGTAAAATGGCAATTGCTATTGCACGTGCGGGTGGTCTTGGTGTTGTTCACAAAAATATGTCAATTCAAGAACAAGCAGAAGAAATCCGTAAAGTAAAACGTTCAGAAAATGGTGTTATTATTGATCCTTTCTTCTTAACACCTAAACATTCTGTCTCTGAAGCAGAAGAGTTGATGCAACGTTACCGCATTAGTGGTGTTCCGATTGTTGAAACCCTTGAAAATCGTAAATTGGTAGGGATTATCACAAACCGTGATATGCGTTTCATCTCAGATTACCATGCTCCAATTTCTGCACACATGACAAGTGAAAAATTGGTAACAGCTCCTGTTGGAACTGATTTGGAAACTGCAGAACGCATTCTTCACGAACACCGTATTGAAAAATTGCCTTTGGTTGATGAAGCTGGACGTTTGTCAGGTCTTATCACTATCAAAGATATTGAAAAAGTTATTGAATTCCCTAATGCCGCTAAAGATGAATTCGGTCGTCTTTTGGTTGCAGGTGCTGTCGGTGTTACTTCAGATACATTCGAGCGTGCTGAAGCCCTCTTTGAAGCAGGTGCAGATGCTATTGTTATTGATACTGCTCACGGTCACTCAGCTGGTGTTCTTCGTAAAATCGCTGAAATCCGTCAACACTTCCCAGAACGTACATTGATTGCTGGTAACGTAGCAACTGCAGAAGGTGCACGTGCCCTTTACGAAGCTGGTGTTGACGTTGTTAAAGTCGGAATCGGTCCTGGTTCAATCTGTACAACTCGTGTTGTTGCAGGTGTTGGTGTTCCTCAAATTACTGCTATTTATGACGCAGCGGCTGTTGCGCGTGAATATGGTAAAACAATCATCGCCGATGGTGGTATCAAATACTCAGGTGATATCGTTAAAGCCTTGGCAGCAGGTGGTAATGCTGTAATGCTTGGTTCTATGTTCGCTGGTACAGATGAAGCACCAGGTGAAACTGAAATCTACCAAGGTCGTAAATTTAAAACTTACCGTGGTATGGGATCAATTGCAGCTATGAAGAAAGGTTCAAGCGACCGTTACTTCCAAGGTTCTGTTAACGAAGCTAACAAACTTGTTCCAGAAGGAATTGAAGGTCGTGTAGCTTATAAAGGTGCTGTAGCCGATATCGTCTTCCAAATTCTTGGTGGTATTCGAGCTGGTATGGGTTATGTTGGTGCTGAAGATATCTCAGCTCTTCATGAAAAAGCTCAATTTGTTGAAATGTCAGGAGCTGGTTTGATTGAAAGTCACCCACACGATGTTCAAATTACAAATGAAGCACCAAACTACTCAGTACACTAA
- the trpS gene encoding tryptophan--tRNA ligase gives MAKPIILTGDRPTGKLHLGHYVGSLKNRVLLQNEDKYDMFVFLADQQALTDHAKESEIIRESVGNVALDYLSVGLDPAKSTIFIQSQIPELAELTMYYMNLVSLSRLERNPTVKTEIAQKGFGSSIPTGFLVYPISQAADITAFKANYVPVGNDQKPMIEQTREIVRSFNHTYKTDVLVEPEGIFPKNEAAGRLPGLDGNAKMSKSLGNGIYLSDDADTVRKKVMSMYTDPNHIRVEDPGQIEGNMVFHYLDIFGREEDQADIAAMKEHYQRGGLGDVKTKRYLLEILERELAPIRERRLEYAKDMGEVFNMLEKGSQAAREVAGQTLAEVKAAMGINYF, from the coding sequence ATGGCAAAACCAATTATTTTAACAGGTGACCGTCCAACAGGTAAATTGCACCTAGGACACTATGTTGGAAGTCTAAAAAATCGTGTTCTTCTACAAAATGAAGATAAGTATGATATGTTTGTCTTTTTGGCAGACCAACAAGCTTTGACAGACCACGCTAAAGAGTCTGAAATTATCAGAGAATCAGTTGGAAACGTTGCTTTGGACTACTTGTCAGTAGGACTTGATCCAGCTAAATCAACGATTTTCATTCAAAGTCAAATTCCTGAATTGGCTGAATTGACAATGTACTACATGAACCTTGTTTCATTGTCACGTCTAGAGCGTAATCCTACTGTTAAAACAGAAATTGCTCAAAAAGGATTTGGTAGCTCAATTCCAACAGGATTTTTGGTTTACCCAATTTCACAAGCTGCAGATATTACTGCTTTTAAAGCTAACTATGTGCCAGTCGGAAATGACCAAAAACCAATGATTGAACAAACACGCGAAATTGTACGTAGTTTCAATCACACTTACAAAACAGATGTTTTGGTTGAGCCAGAAGGTATTTTCCCTAAAAATGAAGCAGCTGGTCGCTTGCCAGGTTTAGATGGTAACGCTAAAATGTCTAAATCTCTTGGTAATGGTATCTACCTATCAGATGATGCTGATACTGTTCGTAAAAAAGTAATGAGCATGTATACAGACCCTAATCACATCCGTGTTGAAGATCCAGGACAAATTGAAGGAAATATGGTCTTCCATTACCTTGACATCTTTGGACGCGAAGAAGACCAAGCAGATATCGCAGCTATGAAAGAACACTACCAACGTGGTGGTCTTGGTGATGTGAAAACAAAACGTTACCTTCTTGAAATTCTTGAACGTGAGTTAGCACCAATTCGTGAACGCCGTTTGGAATACGCTAAAGATATGGGCGAAGTTTTCAATATGCTTGAAAAAGGTAGTCAAGCTGCGCGTGAAGTTGCCGGACAAACACTTGCTGAAGTTAAAGCAGCTATGGGAATCAACTATTTCTAA
- a CDS encoding YitT family protein, with the protein MKKRLIDFGLVTIGAFIAAVGFNCFFLENHIASGGVVGLAVSLKALFGWNPGNFVMITNVPLLLACLLFLGKETFLKTIYGAWIYSIFVKVTENLPNLTHNPLLAAIFGAIICGSGLGIVFWGNSSTGGTGIITQILHKYTPLPLAVAMTIVDGCSVAMGFIAFDPDTVMYSIIALLVIGYVVNSIQTGVTSSRNLMIISPKNDLIKNYISTEADRGVTEIPVTGGFSGDHQTMLMTTVSRQEVPRLEKNIQKIDEAAFIVVMPATQVMGRGFSLKKYYKLNEKDAILPM; encoded by the coding sequence ATGAAAAAAAGACTGATTGATTTTGGACTCGTAACTATAGGAGCCTTTATTGCTGCCGTTGGTTTCAATTGCTTTTTCCTTGAAAATCATATTGCGTCTGGTGGCGTTGTCGGATTAGCGGTTAGTTTAAAAGCTTTGTTTGGCTGGAATCCTGGTAATTTTGTTATGATTACTAACGTTCCATTATTGTTAGCTTGTTTACTTTTCTTAGGAAAAGAAACCTTCCTTAAAACCATTTATGGGGCATGGATTTATTCTATTTTCGTCAAAGTGACTGAAAATCTGCCAAACCTGACTCATAATCCACTACTAGCTGCGATTTTCGGAGCTATTATCTGTGGTTCTGGTTTAGGGATTGTTTTCTGGGGAAATTCTTCAACCGGTGGTACAGGTATCATCACTCAAATTCTCCACAAATACACACCGCTTCCTTTAGCAGTAGCCATGACTATTGTCGATGGATGTAGTGTCGCTATGGGATTTATTGCTTTTGATCCTGATACAGTAATGTATTCAATTATTGCCTTACTCGTCATTGGGTATGTAGTTAATAGTATCCAAACTGGTGTTACCTCATCTCGCAATTTGATGATTATCTCACCTAAAAATGACTTGATTAAAAACTATATCTCCACAGAAGCTGACCGTGGTGTCACTGAAATTCCTGTTACTGGTGGTTTTTCTGGCGACCATCAAACCATGTTGATGACAACTGTTTCTCGCCAAGAAGTTCCACGTTTAGAAAAAAATATTCAAAAAATCGATGAAGCTGCCTTTATCGTTGTGATGCCAGCTACACAAGTTATGGGACGTGGTTTCAGCCTTAAAAAATACTACAAGCTCAACGAAAAAGACGCCATTTTACCAATGTAA
- a CDS encoding ATP-binding cassette domain-containing protein, producing MLTVSDVSLRFSDRKLFDEVNINFTAGNTYGLIGANGAGKSTFLKILAGDIEPTTGHVSLGPDERLSVLRQNHFDYEEERAIDVVIMGNERLYNIMKEKDAIYMKPDFSDEDGVRAAELESEFAELGGWEAESEASQLLQNLNIPEDLHYQNMSELANGDKVKVLLAKALFGKPDVLLLDEPTNGLDIQSITWLEDFLIDFENTVIVVSHDRHFLNKVCTHMADLDFGKIKLYVGNYDFWKQSSELAARLQADRNAKAEEKIKELQEFVARFSANASKSKQATSRKKMLDKIELEEIVPSSRKYPFINFKAERELGKDLLTVENLSVKIDGETVLDNISFILRPGDKTAFIGQNDIQTTALIRALMDDIEYEGTIKWGVTTSRSYLPKDNSRDFASGESILEWLRQFASKEEDDNTFLRGFLGRMLFSGDEVNKSVSVLSGGEKVRVMLSKLMLLKSNVLVLDDPTNHLDLESISSLNDGLKDFKESIIFASHDHEFIQTLANHIVVISKNGVIDRIDETYDEFLENEEVQAKVKELWKD from the coding sequence TTGCTTACAGTTTCTGATGTATCACTACGTTTCAGCGATAGAAAACTGTTTGATGAGGTTAACATCAACTTTACAGCTGGAAATACCTATGGTTTAATCGGTGCCAACGGTGCAGGAAAATCTACATTTTTAAAAATCTTGGCAGGAGATATTGAACCAACAACAGGTCATGTTTCCCTTGGTCCAGACGAACGTCTATCTGTTCTTCGTCAAAATCACTTTGACTACGAAGAAGAACGTGCGATTGATGTTGTTATCATGGGGAATGAACGCCTTTATAATATCATGAAAGAAAAAGACGCTATCTACATGAAACCTGACTTTTCAGATGAAGATGGTGTCCGCGCAGCAGAATTAGAAAGTGAATTCGCTGAGCTTGGCGGTTGGGAAGCTGAGAGTGAAGCTTCACAATTGCTCCAAAACCTTAATATTCCAGAAGACCTTCACTACCAAAACATGAGCGAACTTGCTAATGGTGACAAGGTGAAAGTTCTCCTTGCCAAAGCTCTTTTTGGTAAACCAGATGTTCTTCTTCTTGACGAACCAACCAACGGTCTTGATATCCAATCCATCACTTGGTTAGAAGATTTCTTGATTGACTTTGAAAATACAGTCATCGTCGTATCCCATGACCGTCACTTCTTGAACAAAGTATGTACACACATGGCTGACCTTGATTTTGGTAAAATCAAACTTTACGTCGGTAACTATGATTTCTGGAAACAATCATCTGAACTTGCTGCTCGCTTGCAAGCTGACCGCAACGCTAAAGCAGAAGAAAAAATCAAAGAATTGCAAGAATTCGTTGCTCGCTTCTCTGCCAACGCTTCTAAATCAAAACAAGCCACTTCTCGTAAGAAAATGCTTGATAAAATCGAACTTGAAGAAATTGTTCCATCAAGTCGTAAATACCCATTCATTAACTTCAAAGCTGAGCGTGAACTTGGTAAAGACCTTCTAACAGTCGAAAACTTATCTGTTAAAATCGATGGTGAGACTGTTCTTGATAATATCAGCTTTATCCTACGTCCAGGCGATAAAACAGCCTTCATCGGACAAAATGATATCCAAACAACAGCTCTTATTCGTGCATTGATGGATGATATCGAATACGAAGGAACTATCAAATGGGGTGTCACAACTAGTCGCTCTTACCTTCCAAAAGATAACTCACGTGATTTTGCTTCAGGGGAATCAATCCTTGAATGGCTTCGTCAATTTGCTTCTAAAGAAGAAGACGATAACACATTCCTTCGTGGATTCCTAGGTCGCATGCTCTTCTCTGGAGATGAAGTTAACAAATCAGTTAGCGTTCTTTCAGGGGGAGAAAAAGTGCGCGTGATGCTTTCTAAATTGATGCTTCTCAAATCAAACGTTCTTGTCCTTGATGACCCGACTAACCACTTAGACTTGGAATCAATCTCAAGCTTGAATGATGGCTTGAAAGACTTCAAAGAATCTATCATCTTTGCGAGTCACGACCACGAGTTCATCCAAACACTTGCTAACCACATCGTTGTCATTTCTAAAAATGGTGTGATTGACCGTATCGATGAAACTTATGATGAATTCCTTGAAAATGAAGAAGTTCAAGCAAAAGTTAAAGAACTTTGGAAAGACTAA